A stretch of Acidobacteriota bacterium DNA encodes these proteins:
- a CDS encoding methylmalonyl-CoA mutase yields the protein MSGERRRPTASRVEPEVEAGERLGEAQAAWEARLSAEPTPPRRERFETRGGIPVKPLYTPLDRHPAGYLEQLGFPGEFPFTRGVERGMYRHQFWTMGQYAGFGSAEESNARFKYLVAQGATGFSVALDLPTQIGYDSDHPRSAGEVGKVGVALNSLANMEALLDGVPLTKVRQIRTTANAMGNVMLAFFICAAERQGVSPRSFNVLLQNDPLKEYLGRGTFIYPPRPSVRITADVMEYCAREIPNWTAVNVSGYHIQESGATPAQELAFAFANAREYLDDVLARGVSIDEVAPGIWVFLSVQMELMEEVAKFRAARRVWARLMRDHYGAKKKESMALRFLAFTAGSALTAQQPLNNAVRVAIQAMAAAMAGAQTVHACSFDEALALPSQESVTLAVRTQQIIQQESGLASVVDPLGGSYYLESLTDELERRTWEYMERIQSLGGAVAAIDEGYTQREISASAWEQQRKIEQRERLVIGVNEQVTGEPPSVALFAHDPEVERRECEKLAELRRTRDGQRVAEALRRLEADARGGTNIVPATIEAVRAYATIGEICGVLRGVFGEHRETPIF from the coding sequence GTGAGCGGCGAGCGTCGCCGGCCGACCGCCAGCCGCGTCGAGCCCGAGGTCGAGGCCGGGGAGCGTCTCGGCGAGGCGCAGGCCGCCTGGGAGGCGCGGCTGAGCGCGGAACCGACGCCGCCGAGGCGCGAGCGCTTCGAGACGCGCGGCGGCATTCCAGTCAAGCCCCTCTACACCCCTCTCGATCGGCACCCCGCCGGCTACCTCGAGCAGCTGGGCTTCCCTGGCGAGTTCCCCTTCACGCGCGGCGTCGAGCGCGGCATGTACCGGCACCAGTTCTGGACGATGGGGCAGTATGCCGGGTTCGGATCGGCCGAAGAGAGCAACGCGCGGTTCAAGTACCTCGTGGCCCAGGGCGCCACGGGCTTTTCGGTGGCGCTCGATCTGCCGACGCAGATCGGCTACGACTCCGACCACCCGCGGAGCGCTGGTGAGGTGGGCAAGGTCGGCGTCGCGCTGAACTCGCTCGCGAACATGGAGGCGCTGCTCGACGGCGTCCCGCTCACGAAGGTGCGCCAGATCCGTACCACGGCCAACGCCATGGGCAACGTGATGCTGGCCTTCTTCATCTGCGCCGCCGAGAGGCAGGGCGTGTCGCCGCGCAGCTTCAACGTGCTGCTGCAGAACGACCCGCTCAAGGAGTACCTCGGGCGGGGCACGTTCATCTACCCGCCGCGTCCGTCGGTGCGGATCACCGCGGACGTGATGGAGTACTGCGCGCGCGAGATTCCCAACTGGACGGCGGTGAACGTCTCCGGCTATCACATCCAGGAGTCGGGCGCGACGCCGGCGCAGGAGCTCGCCTTCGCGTTCGCGAACGCGCGCGAGTACCTCGACGACGTGCTCGCGCGCGGGGTGTCGATCGACGAGGTCGCCCCCGGCATCTGGGTGTTCCTGTCGGTCCAGATGGAGCTGATGGAGGAGGTGGCCAAGTTCCGCGCCGCGCGCCGGGTGTGGGCGCGGCTCATGCGCGACCACTACGGCGCGAAGAAGAAGGAATCGATGGCGCTCCGTTTCCTGGCCTTCACGGCGGGCAGCGCGCTCACGGCCCAGCAGCCGCTCAACAACGCCGTGCGGGTGGCGATCCAGGCGATGGCCGCGGCCATGGCGGGCGCACAGACGGTACACGCCTGCTCGTTCGACGAGGCGCTGGCGCTGCCGAGCCAGGAGTCGGTGACGCTCGCCGTGCGCACGCAGCAGATCATCCAGCAGGAATCGGGCCTCGCGTCGGTCGTCGACCCGCTCGGCGGGTCGTACTACCTCGAATCGCTCACCGACGAGCTCGAGCGGCGCACGTGGGAGTACATGGAACGGATCCAGTCGCTCGGCGGCGCGGTGGCGGCGATCGACGAGGGGTACACGCAGCGGGAGATCAGCGCGTCGGCGTGGGAGCAGCAGCGCAAGATCGAGCAACGCGAGCGCCTCGTCATCGGCGTCAACGAGCAGGTCACGGGAGAGCCGCCCTCGGTGGCACTCTTCGCGCACGATCCCGAGGTCGAACGGCGCGAGTGCGAGAAGCTCGCGGAGTTGCGCCGCACGCGTGACGGCCAGCGCGTGGCCGAGGCGCTTCGGCGGCTCGAGGCCGACGCGCGCGGCGGGACCAACATCGTGCCCGCGACCATCGAGGCCGTGCGCGCCTACGCGACCATTGGCGAGATCTGCGGCGTGCTGCGCGGCGTCTTCGGCGAGCACCGGGAGACGCCCATCTTCTGA
- a CDS encoding thiolase family protein has translation MKTVVVVDALRTPFGNFGGVMKDLTIPELGATAIRNVLARAGVAPEDVEEVALGVNFPGADRSITRQAMLQAGIPDEKVAYTVDRACCSSMAAINLIARAIRCGDVRVGVAGGAENLSQVPYYLPQARWGNRLGDFTIKDQLVISCPHTGVPRAVQAGAESMEFGIDRETQDRWAADSHQKYFTAFDAGWFRDEIVPLPIRQKKETISMEQDEPARRETSLEKLARLNTVYGSATVTPGNAPGLNTGASAMILMDEEEAARRGLRPLARYVAGAMVSGHPQKIASIPAIAAQAALAKAGMTLDQIDLIEINEAFAAMPLVSTHVLGGGEVSRIEGLRERTNVKGGAIAIGHPTGASAARLVMTLTYELRRRGKRYGLATICGGIGEGEAIIVDAA, from the coding sequence GTGAAGACTGTCGTTGTCGTCGACGCGTTGAGGACGCCGTTCGGGAATTTCGGCGGCGTGATGAAGGACCTGACCATCCCCGAGCTCGGCGCCACGGCCATCCGGAACGTGCTCGCGCGCGCTGGGGTCGCCCCGGAGGACGTCGAAGAGGTCGCGCTCGGCGTCAACTTCCCGGGGGCCGACCGATCCATCACGCGACAGGCCATGCTGCAGGCCGGCATTCCCGACGAGAAGGTGGCCTACACCGTCGACCGCGCCTGCTGCTCGTCGATGGCCGCCATCAACCTGATCGCGCGGGCCATCCGCTGCGGCGACGTGCGCGTCGGCGTGGCTGGCGGGGCCGAGAACCTGAGCCAGGTCCCGTACTACCTCCCGCAGGCCCGCTGGGGCAACCGGCTGGGCGACTTCACGATCAAGGACCAGCTCGTCATCAGCTGCCCGCACACGGGCGTGCCGCGCGCGGTGCAGGCGGGCGCCGAGTCGATGGAGTTCGGCATCGACCGCGAGACGCAGGATCGCTGGGCCGCCGACAGCCACCAGAAGTACTTCACGGCCTTCGACGCCGGCTGGTTCAGAGACGAGATCGTCCCGCTCCCGATTCGCCAGAAGAAGGAGACGATCTCCATGGAGCAGGACGAGCCGGCGCGACGCGAGACGTCGCTCGAGAAGCTCGCCCGCCTCAACACGGTGTACGGCAGCGCCACGGTCACGCCGGGCAACGCCCCTGGGCTCAACACGGGCGCCTCGGCCATGATTCTGATGGACGAAGAGGAGGCAGCACGCCGCGGGCTGCGGCCGCTCGCCCGGTACGTCGCGGGCGCGATGGTGTCGGGGCACCCGCAGAAGATCGCCTCGATCCCGGCCATCGCCGCGCAGGCGGCGCTCGCGAAGGCGGGCATGACGCTCGATCAGATCGACCTCATCGAAATCAACGAGGCGTTTGCCGCGATGCCGCTCGTGTCGACTCACGTGCTCGGCGGGGGAGAGGTCTCGCGCATCGAGGGCCTGCGCGAGCGGACCAACGTGAAGGGGGGGGCCATCGCCATCGGGCACCCTACAGGGGCGAGCGCCGCGCGCCTCGTGATGACCTTGACGTACGAGCTGCGGCGCCGAGGCAAGCGCTACGGCCTCGCGACGATCTGCGGTGGCATCGGCGAGGGCGAGGCAATCATCGTCGACGCCGCCTGA
- the fabG gene encoding 3-oxoacyl-ACP reductase FabG, protein MRVRDRIAIVTGAGSGIGEAIARTLASHGATVLINDVVEERCDRVAGEMREAGLAAHAAAGAVNDREAVTAMMSRVVERFGRIDILVNNAGIAKNRGLAKLTDEEWNVVMDVNLRGVFLCSQVAAAHMRTQRYGRIVNISSRGWLGWYTQANYAASKGGVVSLTRTLALELAKHGITANTVCPGMVETPMGRGQNPPELLERLMKAQPMGRLGQPEEIAWAVLYFASDEASYVTGQTLFACGGKSLFATPDL, encoded by the coding sequence ATGCGTGTTCGAGACCGAATTGCGATCGTCACCGGCGCCGGCAGCGGCATCGGCGAGGCCATCGCCCGGACGCTGGCGAGCCACGGCGCCACCGTGCTCATCAACGACGTCGTCGAGGAGCGCTGCGACCGCGTCGCCGGCGAGATGCGCGAGGCGGGGCTCGCGGCCCACGCGGCGGCCGGCGCCGTGAACGACCGCGAAGCCGTGACGGCCATGATGAGCCGCGTGGTCGAACGCTTCGGCCGCATCGACATCCTCGTGAACAACGCCGGGATTGCGAAAAATCGCGGGCTGGCGAAGCTGACCGACGAGGAGTGGAACGTCGTGATGGACGTGAACCTGCGAGGCGTCTTTCTCTGCTCGCAGGTCGCTGCCGCGCACATGCGGACGCAGCGGTACGGCCGCATCGTCAACATCTCGTCGCGGGGCTGGCTCGGGTGGTACACGCAGGCCAACTACGCGGCCTCGAAGGGCGGCGTGGTGAGCCTCACCCGCACGCTGGCGCTGGAGCTCGCCAAACACGGCATCACGGCGAACACGGTGTGCCCGGGCATGGTCGAAACCCCGATGGGGCGCGGCCAGAACCCGCCAGAGCTGCTCGAGCGCCTGATGAAGGCCCAGCCGATGGGCCGGCTGGGACAGCCGGAGGAAATCGCGTGGGCGGTGCTCTATTTCGCGTCCGACGAGGCGTCGTACGTGACGGGGCAGACGCTGTTCGCGTGCGGCGGCAAGAGCCTCTTCGCCACGCCGGACCTGTGA